The nucleotide window CCGTGCCCGTCAAGAACAAGTTCTACGTGGGACGCAATGATGTGGTCCACCCGTCGAACCAGCCGCTGGAGAGCCTGCGCCCGCAGCACATCCTGGAAGCGCTCCTGGTACGGCCCATCGACCCGCAAAACGAAGTGGCGGTCGTGGAATCGACCAGCGAGGCCGCCCAGGACCCGAAAACCCACAAGTCCGTGCAACTGCCCGATTACACCCTGGTGGTGGTGGCACGGGGGGAGCATGGCTGGTATCTCTCGCGCAAGATCGTGTTCAGCCGGGTGGACCTGAGACCGTACCGCCAGATCGTGTACGACAAGGCGGGGAATGTGGCCACGGACGCCCGTTACGAGAAGTACCAAGAATACGAAAGCGCGATGTTCCCCTCGCAGATCTTCATCAACCGCCCGCTGGAGGAATACGCGATCACGTTGACGGTGCTGAAACTGAAGCTGAACGAGCCGCTCAACGACGATCAGTTCGAATTGCCGCAGCCTCCCGGAGCGCAACTCGTCCGCCTGGATGCGCCGCCGCAGCAACAGAGTGCGGCCGACGGCACTGCGAAGAATCCCGAGAAGACACAGCCGCAGTAATGGGAACGCGGATGCCTGGAAGCAGATGGGAGTTGAC belongs to Terriglobales bacterium and includes:
- a CDS encoding DUF4292 domain-containing protein, whose product is MALAAMLPLTGCLFRSHRVAREASPSMAQEASQADLIEKVNRSAQAIQSLNATVDIDTDVGGAKKGKVTEYQQIRGYVLVRKPAMLRMIGLFPLLRNRAFDMASDGQIFRLSVPVKNKFYVGRNDVVHPSNQPLESLRPQHILEALLVRPIDPQNEVAVVESTSEAAQDPKTHKSVQLPDYTLVVVARGEHGWYLSRKIVFSRVDLRPYRQIVYDKAGNVATDARYEKYQEYESAMFPSQIFINRPLEEYAITLTVLKLKLNEPLNDDQFELPQPPGAQLVRLDAPPQQQSAADGTAKNPEKTQPQ